The DNA window ATTCCCGCGATCTTGCGCCGCCCGATCCACACCAGCGTCACGGGATCCGTGCCGTCGAAGAACTCTGCTTCGATGTTCGCGTTGGCGGCTTTCGAACACGCATCGACGCTGCGGAGACGGCCGAGCATGGTGACTTCATCTCCGCGGGAGCAGTCACAGGCGCGCTTCGCGCCGGACGCTTCGGACGACTCGGCCATTTCTTGGGCGTCGAGCTCCTCGACGTCCTCGGTCAACTTCCGCGTCAGCTTGCGGAAGTATCCTGCGGCAGCGGGTGCCATTGCGCGCTCCTGGAGCATTTACGACGGGTTGTGCCACCTCGATGGCGTGTACTTCCGCCACTGTAGACCTGCAGATCGCCTACAGCCAACCGCACCGTCCGAACGCCCCCCGAGGACGATTTCGACGATGCAAGTGCACAATGATCGGAATGAGCGAATGGGCATCACACGCCGTCGTGCTGCCCGGTACGGGGAGCGATGCGCAGTTCGCTGCGGCTGCCTTTGCACCGGCACTGTCTTCGGTCGGAACGTCCGCGGTGGCGGTCGAACCCGATCCGAACGGTGTCGTTGCATCGTACGAAGCAGCTCTCGATGCTGCGGCTTCCGAACACGGCCAGATCATCATCGGTGGAATCTCGATCGGTGCTGCGGTCGCGGTGGCGTGGGCGTCACGCAACCCCGGCCGTGCGTGCGCGATCCTGGCGGCGCTCCCGCCCTGGATCGGTGCGCCGGGTGACGCTCCGGCGGCCGCGAGCGCTCGATACACCTCGCAACGACTCCTCGACGATGGCCTGGTTGCCACCACTGCCGAGATGGTCGCGTCGACTCCGGAGTGGCTGGCCGAGACGCTCACGCGGTCGTGGCGGTCGCAGTGGCCCGATTTACCTGCAGCGTTGATCGAAGCATCTGCGTATACGGCGCCTGATCGAGAACTACTGGCCCGCTTGCGCGTGCCGACAGCGATCGTGGCCGCAGTCGACGATCCGATCCACCCGTACGACGTTGCCCGGATCTGGCACGCCGAGATACCCGGGTCCTCGTTGTCCACCGTCACCCTCGCGGACATCGGAACCGACCCGGGAATAATCGGGGCGCGCTCCGTCGGAGCTCTGTCGGCCTCGCTCGGACAGCAGGACTCCCCCAACCCCAGCTCGCCGTAAACCAGCTCTCCGCGAATCAGCTCGCGTGTATCAGCCGCCGAGTTGTTGCATTGCCGAGCCCGACGAACCTCGGCGCGGCCCCTCGGTAGGG is part of the Rhodococcus sovatensis genome and encodes:
- a CDS encoding OB-fold nucleic acid binding domain-containing protein is translated as MAPAAAGYFRKLTRKLTEDVEELDAQEMAESSEASGAKRACDCSRGDEVTMLGRLRSVDACSKAANANIEAEFFDGTDPVTLVWIGRRKIAGIEPGKTVLIRGRVGERDGRKIVYNPYYELRDDS
- a CDS encoding alpha/beta hydrolase — protein: MSEWASHAVVLPGTGSDAQFAAAAFAPALSSVGTSAVAVEPDPNGVVASYEAALDAAASEHGQIIIGGISIGAAVAVAWASRNPGRACAILAALPPWIGAPGDAPAAASARYTSQRLLDDGLVATTAEMVASTPEWLAETLTRSWRSQWPDLPAALIEASAYTAPDRELLARLRVPTAIVAAVDDPIHPYDVARIWHAEIPGSSLSTVTLADIGTDPGIIGARSVGALSASLGQQDSPNPSSP